The following coding sequences lie in one Saimiri boliviensis isolate mSaiBol1 chromosome 6, mSaiBol1.pri, whole genome shotgun sequence genomic window:
- the ACRV1 gene encoding acrosomal protein SP-10, which produces MFLFLMSLYLLGSARGTSGQPDEPSGSIDHQASVQQLSGEYFSLENPSDAEALKETSSGQNILSEHDSSEHGASEHTVAEHTSGEHAESEHAPGEPAVGEHAAGEQPSGEKSSDEHPSGEHALGEQPSGEHALGEQPSGEHTLGEQPSGEQPSGERASGEQTSGEQSLGEHALSEQPSAEQPSGATISRTSIGIILNCYACAYMNDQGKCLRGEGICTTQKSQQCMLKKIFEGGKLQFMVQGCENMCPSMKLFSHGTRMQIICCRNQSFCNKI; this is translated from the exons ATGTTTCTCTTTCTAATGAGTCTTTATCTGCTTGGATCCGCCAGAG GAACATCAGGTCAGCCTGATGAGCCTTCTGGTTCCATAGATCATCAAGCTTCAGTTCAGCAACTTTCAGGTGAGTACTTTTCACTTGAAAACCCTTCTGATGCTGAGGCTTTAAAAGAGACTTCTTCAGGCCAGAACATTTTAAGTGAGCATGATTCCAGTGAACATGGTGCAAGTGAGCACACTGTGGCCGAGCACACTTCTGGAGAACATGCTGAGAGTGAGCATGCTCCAGGTGAGCCTGCTGTGGGTGAACATGCTGCCGGTGAGCAGCCTTCAGGTGAAAAGTCCTCAGACGAGCAC CCTTCGGGTGAGCACGCCTTGGGTGAACAGCCTTCGGGTGAGCATGCCTTGGGTGAACAGCCTTCGGGTGAGCATACCTTGGGTGAGCAACCTTCAGGTGAACAGCCTTCGGGTGAGCGTGCCTCTGGTGAACAGACTTCCGGTGAGCAGTCTTTGGGTGAGCATGCTTTGAGTGAACAGCCTTCAGCGGAACAGCCTTCAGGTGCAACAATTTCAAGGACATCTATAG GCATAATATTAAATTGCTATGCATGTGCTTATATGAATGATCAAGGAAAATGTCTTCGTGGAGAGGGAATCTGTACCACTCAGAAATCCCAGCAGTGCATGTTAAAGAAGATCTTTGAAG GTGGAAAACTCCAATTCATGGTTCAAGGttgtgagaacatgtgcccaTCTATGAAACTCTTCTCCCATGGAACCAGGATGCAAATTATATGCTGTAGGAATCAATCTTTCTGCAACAAGATCTAG